From Streptomyces sp. GSL17-111, one genomic window encodes:
- a CDS encoding sensor histidine kinase, with the protein MRAGHVGEAVVVAVRGGWLAVSGVVAGAFLFAATAVSLALIPLGIGLVTTPVLVRTLRAYADRRRAGAVAWGGVPVASPYRPLPHPPEPERGTGLTGRVGPCVALLRDPATWRDLQWLLVDMTAGFLTAVLPAALLLNGVLGVLLGVGLWRPVVATEDGTYWYAFVPVDSQGTALLAAALGLGWVAVSLRWGPALLRCNARLTRALLRPTRKAALARRVERLQESRHDAVDSSAAELRRIERDLHDGAQARLVAMGMNLGAVEALIEQDPQQARALLAQVRQNSAEALTELRDLVRGIHPPVLAERGLGDAVRALALRLPLPVTVEVELPGRLPEPMETAVYFAVSEVLTNAAKHAEATEVRAVLRHGGTSTGVLRVTVTDDGRGGADPARGSGLAGVRRRLGQFDGTLAVSSPPGGPTRVVLEVPCPVAAPPPPGAPAR; encoded by the coding sequence ATGCGGGCAGGACACGTCGGCGAGGCCGTGGTCGTGGCGGTACGCGGGGGCTGGCTGGCGGTCTCCGGCGTCGTCGCGGGAGCGTTCCTCTTCGCGGCGACGGCCGTCTCCCTGGCGCTCATTCCCCTCGGGATCGGCCTGGTGACGACCCCGGTGCTGGTCCGCACCCTGCGGGCGTACGCCGACCGGCGGCGCGCGGGGGCCGTGGCGTGGGGCGGGGTGCCCGTCGCGTCCCCGTACCGGCCGCTTCCCCACCCACCGGAGCCGGAGCGCGGCACCGGGCTCACCGGCCGGGTGGGGCCGTGCGTGGCCCTGCTGCGGGATCCGGCCACCTGGCGCGACCTCCAGTGGCTGCTCGTGGACATGACGGCCGGGTTCCTCACCGCCGTCCTTCCCGCCGCGCTGCTGCTGAACGGGGTCCTCGGCGTGCTGCTCGGCGTCGGGCTGTGGCGTCCCGTCGTCGCGACGGAGGACGGGACGTACTGGTACGCCTTCGTCCCCGTGGACTCGCAGGGGACGGCGCTGCTCGCGGCGGCCCTCGGACTCGGGTGGGTCGCGGTGTCCCTGCGCTGGGGCCCGGCGCTGCTGCGCTGCAACGCCCGGCTGACCCGCGCGCTCCTGCGACCCACGCGGAAGGCCGCATTGGCCCGGCGGGTGGAGCGCCTCCAGGAGAGCCGGCACGACGCGGTCGACTCCTCCGCCGCCGAACTGCGCCGCATCGAACGCGACCTGCACGACGGCGCCCAGGCCCGGCTGGTGGCGATGGGCATGAACCTCGGCGCGGTGGAGGCGCTGATCGAGCAGGACCCGCAACAGGCCAGGGCCCTGCTCGCCCAGGTCCGGCAGAACTCGGCCGAGGCGCTGACCGAGCTGCGCGACCTGGTGCGCGGCATCCACCCACCGGTGCTGGCCGAGCGCGGGCTGGGGGACGCCGTGCGGGCACTCGCGCTGCGGCTGCCTCTCCCCGTCACCGTGGAGGTGGAGTTGCCCGGGCGGCTGCCCGAACCGATGGAGACGGCCGTCTACTTCGCCGTCAGCGAGGTCCTGACGAACGCGGCCAAGCACGCGGAGGCCACGGAGGTGCGGGCCGTCCTGCGGCACGGGGGCACGAGCACCGGTGTACTGCGGGTGACCGTGACCGACGACGGCCGGGGCGGGGCCGACCCGGCGCGCGGCTCCGGGCTGGCCGGGGTCCGGCGCCGGCTGGGCCAGTTCGACGGGACGCTGGCCGTCAGCAGCCCGCCGGGCGGGCCGACGCGCGTGGTGCTGGAGGTGCCCTGCCCGGTGGCGGCTCCCCCGCCGCCCGGTGCCCCGGCGCGATAG
- the glnII gene encoding glutamine synthetase: protein MSYKAEYIWIDGTEPTAKLRSKTKILADGAEPPVWGFDGSSTSQAEGHASDLVLKPVASYPDPIRGGAHRLVLCEVFTTDDRPHSSNTRALLRPLAEKYAAQEPVFGIEQEYTFFDGARPLGFPEGGFPAPQGGYYCGVGADEIFGREIVERHLDNCLAAGLGISGINAEVMPGQWEFQVGPLSPLEVSDQLWVARWLLYRTAEDHGVSATLDPKPAKGDWNGAGAHTNFSTRAMREGYDAIVAACEALGKGDKPAEHIRQYGAGVEARLTGAHETAPWSEYSYGVSDRGASVRIPWQVEVDKKGYIEDRRPNANIDPYVVTRLLVETCCAELEALDLV, encoded by the coding sequence GTGAGCTACAAGGCCGAGTACATCTGGATCGACGGCACCGAGCCGACCGCCAAGCTGCGGTCCAAGACGAAGATCCTCGCCGACGGCGCCGAGCCGCCGGTGTGGGGCTTCGACGGCTCCAGCACCAGCCAGGCGGAGGGGCACGCGTCCGACCTCGTGCTCAAGCCCGTCGCCTCCTATCCGGACCCGATCCGCGGCGGCGCGCACCGGCTCGTGCTGTGCGAGGTCTTCACGACCGACGACCGGCCGCACTCCTCGAACACCCGGGCCCTGCTGCGCCCGCTCGCCGAGAAGTACGCCGCGCAGGAGCCGGTCTTCGGCATCGAGCAGGAGTACACCTTCTTCGACGGCGCCCGCCCGCTCGGCTTCCCCGAGGGCGGCTTCCCCGCTCCGCAGGGGGGCTACTACTGCGGTGTCGGCGCGGACGAGATCTTCGGCCGCGAGATCGTCGAGCGGCACCTGGACAACTGCCTGGCCGCAGGGCTGGGCATCAGCGGCATCAACGCCGAGGTGATGCCGGGGCAGTGGGAGTTCCAGGTCGGCCCGCTCTCGCCGCTGGAGGTCTCCGACCAGCTGTGGGTCGCCCGCTGGCTGCTGTACCGCACGGCCGAGGACCACGGCGTCTCCGCGACGCTCGACCCCAAGCCGGCCAAGGGCGACTGGAACGGCGCCGGGGCCCACACCAACTTCTCCACCCGGGCCATGCGCGAGGGCTACGACGCGATCGTCGCCGCCTGCGAGGCCCTGGGCAAGGGCGACAAGCCCGCCGAGCACATCCGCCAGTACGGCGCGGGCGTCGAGGCGCGGCTGACCGGCGCCCACGAGACGGCCCCCTGGAGCGAGTACAGCTACGGCGTCTCCGACCGGGGCGCCTCGGTGCGCATCCCGTGGCAGGTCGAGGTGGACAAGAAGGGCTACATCGAGGACCGCCGCCCGAACGCCAACATCGACCCGTACGTCGTCACGCGGCTGCTGGTGGAGACCTGCTGCGCGGAGCTGGAGGCGCTGGACCTCGTCTGA
- a CDS encoding 5-carboxymethyl-2-hydroxymuconate Delta-isomerase — translation MPQITVDYAAPLAAAFDRAAFGKELHAVTEDAIGASVAACKTRFRRIEECVIADGDGEVDMVHIEVAVLSGRTQEAKTELARSVMDLARKRIGPAAGRRLDLSVHITDMDRQAYVAHQEDAREKGVLA, via the coding sequence GTGCCGCAGATCACCGTCGACTACGCGGCGCCGCTCGCCGCGGCCTTCGACCGCGCCGCGTTCGGCAAGGAGCTGCACGCCGTCACCGAGGACGCCATCGGTGCTTCGGTCGCCGCCTGCAAGACGCGCTTCCGCCGCATCGAGGAGTGCGTCATCGCCGACGGGGACGGGGAGGTCGACATGGTCCACATCGAGGTCGCCGTCCTCTCCGGCCGCACCCAGGAGGCGAAGACGGAGCTGGCCCGCTCCGTCATGGACCTGGCCCGCAAGCGGATCGGTCCCGCCGCGGGCCGCCGCCTGGACCTCTCCGTCCACATCACCGACATGGACCGGCAGGCGTACGTCGCCCACCAGGAGGACGCCCGCGAGAAGGGGGTGCTCGCGTGA